The following DNA comes from Cryobacterium psychrophilum.
CCCTATGCGCGCCGTCCGGGATGCGGGATAGTGAGCGTGAGCAGCGACACGACTGCCCTAGCCGGGAGGCCGTCATTGACAGCACTCCCTCGGAAAGACGAGGTAACCCCGTGAACCGGAAGATTATCGTCGGTGTTGATGATTTGGCAGCGAGTGAAGCCGCACTCAAATGGGCGCTGAGCCGGGCGGAAGCGCTCGACTGCCCGGTGAGCATCGTGCACACGGTGCAGTCGGCCTGGCTTGCCGAAGGCTACGGGTACTACGACATGATCCTCAACGAGGAACAATCGCTCGTGCGCCAAATTGGAGACCGAGCGACCGAGCTGGCCCCCGAGGTGGACACGACCGCGATGCTGCGCACGGGCACTGCTCCACGCGTGCTGAGCCAGCTCTCGGAAGACGCGAGCATCGTGGTGGTGGGAACCGACCGCAAGACCAGCTTCAACGGGGACTTCTTCGGCAGCGCCAGCCTGCAGATCGCCGCCCTCAGCTCCTGCCCGGTTGCCGTCATTCCGCAGCTGTCGTCCGGTGACCGCTCGGGAGTGGTCGTGGGCGTCGATGGCTCAGAGGACTCCATCGTCGCGGTGGAATTCGCCGCCGCCGAGGCCGATCGAACGGGTCAGGAGCTGACAGCCGTGTACGCGGCGCGCATCCCCACCCAGCGGGTGCTGCGCCACATCCCCGAGAGCAGCGTTGCCGAACGACTCGACGAGGAGCGCACGGTGCTGGCCGAGTGCGTGGCCGGCCTGACTTCCCGCTACCCCGACCTCACAGTGCACCAGGTGCTCTCGACCGAGGGGACCCCGGCCAGCGCACTGCTCAGAGCGGCCGCCGATGCGCAACTCCTCGTGGTCGGCAGCCACGGTCGAGGCGTTATCAGCCGGCTGTGGATGGGGTCGGTGAGCCATGAGGTGCTCGGCCAGGCACCGTGCCCCACGGTGATCACGCGCACGAAGCACCACCGGTAGGCCACGGCCAGGCGGCGGATGCTGCGGTCACGTGACCGCAGCATCCGCCGCCTGGCCACGTGTCCGGCTCAGCGGTCGAAGTCGCGTTTGGTCACATAGACGGCCGCTTGGGTTCGACGCTGGAAGTCGAGTTTGGCGAGCATGGACGAGACGTAGTTCTTCACCGTCTTCTCGGCCAGGAACATGGACTTGGCAATTTCGCGGTTCGTGAGCCCGTCACCGATGAGGTCGAGCACCCTGCGTTCCTGCGGCGTGAGGGAAGCCAGACGAGCGTCTTGCGGGTTGGTCATGCCCTGGATCACACTGAGGCGGGT
Coding sequences within:
- a CDS encoding universal stress protein, yielding MNRKIIVGVDDLAASEAALKWALSRAEALDCPVSIVHTVQSAWLAEGYGYYDMILNEEQSLVRQIGDRATELAPEVDTTAMLRTGTAPRVLSQLSEDASIVVVGTDRKTSFNGDFFGSASLQIAALSSCPVAVIPQLSSGDRSGVVVGVDGSEDSIVAVEFAAAEADRTGQELTAVYAARIPTQRVLRHIPESSVAERLDEERTVLAECVAGLTSRYPDLTVHQVLSTEGTPASALLRAAADAQLLVVGSHGRGVISRLWMGSVSHEVLGQAPCPTVITRTKHHR